TTCCTCGACCTGTACGCCTCCTACGCCGCGGCGGCGCTCTACCCGGTCGCCGTGGCCCTGGCGATGGCCTTTCGCGTCGCGCAGGCGCTGCTCCTGTCGCTCGCGGGGCTCCTGCTGGCCAGGTGGATGCGCCTGCGCCTGCCGTACGCGGCGATCGTCCGGCTCTCGGTCGCCTCGATGACCCCGGCGATCGTCCTGGGCGCCGCGTGCGCTGCGGCGGGCGCCGTCATTCGCTTCGAGGTGGTCGTCTCCGCCGCGCTGACGCTCGGCTACCTCGCCGCGGCGCTGAGGTTCTGCAAGAGGGAGGGCTGAGCGGCGCGTCGCCCCCGCTTACGGGGGAGGCGGACGCCCGCATCGGATCGACGCGATGAGATACGCCAAGGTGACGCAGGGACGCGTCTTCGTGCTGGCGCTTGACCACGGCGAGATCGTCCACGAGGCGATCGAGCGTTTCGCCGCCGCAAAGAAGATCCGGGCGGCGGCCCTGATCCTCCTTGGCGGCGCGGACCGCGGCAGCAGGCTCGTGGCCGGCCCCGCCGACGGCGACGCGAGACCGGTCGCGTCGTTGGAGGTCGTCCTCGACGACGTCCGCGAGATCGCGGGGACCGGCACGCTCTTCCCCGACGAACGCGGGGCCCCGATCCTGCACCTCCACGCCGCGTGCGGGCGGGGAGGGGAGACGATCACGGGCTGCGTGCGGCGGGGGGTGAAGGTCTGGCGGATCGGGGAGGCGATCTTGTTCGAGCTCCTCGGCTGCGCCGCGGTGCGGGAGTTCTCGGCTGAACTCGGTTTCGCGGTCCTCAACCCCCGCGCGGGGGAGGCGGCGTCCGCCGCCGGCCCGCCGAAGGCGAAGGTTTCGGCGAAGCGCAAGAGAGCCCCCGCGAGGCGCCGCCCGCGCCGTTGAGGAAGATGGCCCGCCGCGCGATCATCCACTGTTTCAGCGGGACCGGGAACGCGGCCCGTCTCGCCCGCATCGCCGCCGAGGAGTTTGTCCGGCTCGGCGTCCGGGCGGCCGTGAACCCCATGGAGCGTCCACACGTCCGCGGGGAGGCGGATCTCGTCGGGATCGTCGCGCCGGTCATCGGCTTCGGCCTCCCCCGGATGGCGGCGCGTTTCCTGCGCCGTCTCCCGCCGGGGAAGGGGAAGAAGGCGTTCGTCCTCGCCGCCCGCGGAAGCGCGGTGACCGTCCGGCTCGGGCGCCTGCGGATTTCCCTCCCCGCCCCCGAGGGGGTCGCGCTCCTTCAGGCGGCGGCATGGCTGCGCCTGCGGGGCTACGCGTTCGCCGGCGCGGCGGCCCTGGAGATGCCCACGAACTGGATACTGGCGGTCGACCCGCCCAACGAGGCGCGCCTCGCCGCGATGACGGACCGGGCCGCGGCGCGGATCCGCCGGTTCGTCGAATCGATCGCCGCGGGCGCCCGCCCCCCCGGAGGCGGGCGGCTGGCCGCGGCGGCGTGCCTGTCGCCGATCCTGGGGCCTGTCTGCCTCCTCTTCGGCGCGCTGGGCCGGCGCCTCGCGGGGAAATGGTTCACCGCCACGGAGCGGTGCACCGGCTGCGGCAGGTGCGCCGCGGAGTGCCCGCAGGGGACCATACGGATGCGGCGCGGCGTCCCCCGGTGGGGGTGGGACTGCCAGCAGTGCTTTCGCTGCATCAGTTGCTGCCCCTTGCAGGCGGT
This window of the Chlamydiota bacterium genome carries:
- a CDS encoding DNA-binding protein, which gives rise to MRYAKVTQGRVFVLALDHGEIVHEAIERFAAAKKIRAAALILLGGADRGSRLVAGPADGDARPVASLEVVLDDVREIAGTGTLFPDERGAPILHLHAACGRGGETITGCVRRGVKVWRIGEAILFELLGCAAVREFSAELGFAVLNPRAGEAASAAGPPKAKVSAKRKRAPARRRPRR
- a CDS encoding 4Fe-4S binding protein — translated: MRKMARRAIIHCFSGTGNAARLARIAAEEFVRLGVRAAVNPMERPHVRGEADLVGIVAPVIGFGLPRMAARFLRRLPPGKGKKAFVLAARGSAVTVRLGRLRISLPAPEGVALLQAAAWLRLRGYAFAGAAALEMPTNWILAVDPPNEARLAAMTDRAAARIRRFVESIAAGARPPGGGRLAAAACLSPILGPVCLLFGALGRRLAGKWFTATERCTGCGRCAAECPQGTIRMRRGVPRWGWDCQQCFRCISCCPLQAVEVSGTALLATFAPLLFVRRLSRLAASLPSGGGAAGVACCLGLMAAAAGIAQAIGSRRRGGIPGWKPTRGRRRYRETGFDPSAFRAGEPGKAR